A genome region from Dickeya dadantii NCPPB 898 includes the following:
- the rhaM gene encoding L-rhamnose mutarotase: MLKKAFVMQVFPDCHEEYQRRHSPIWPELEAELKAHGAHHYSIFLDPARNLLFAYVEIESEERWNAIAQTDACQRWWKYMKEVMPANPDNSPVSTELSPVFYLA, translated from the coding sequence ATGTTGAAAAAAGCCTTTGTGATGCAGGTCTTCCCGGATTGCCACGAGGAGTATCAGCGTCGCCACAGCCCAATCTGGCCTGAGCTGGAAGCGGAACTGAAAGCGCACGGCGCACACCACTACAGCATCTTTCTCGACCCGGCGCGCAATCTGCTGTTCGCGTATGTGGAAATCGAATCGGAAGAACGCTGGAACGCGATCGCGCAAACCGACGCCTGCCAGCGCTGGTGGAAATACATGAAAGAGGTGATGCCCGCCAACCCCGACAACAGCCCGGTCAGCACCGAGCTCAGTCCGGTTTTTTATCTGGCATAA
- the rhaD gene encoding rhamnulose-1-phosphate aldolase: MQSLLTSWFVQGMVKATGDMWLKGWDERNGGNISLRLTEDDVTPFESDFYPQPRREALSQPMPELAGCWFIVTGSGKFFRNVQLDPADNLVLLQVDDDGRGYRIFWGLSHGGLPTSELAAHFQSHIVRMNVSGGRDRVIMHCHATNLIALSYVLELNSAAFTRELWEGSTECLVVFPDGVGIVPWMVPGTDAIGSATAEQMQHHSLVLWPFHGIFGTGPSLDDAFGLIDTAEKSAEVMVKVRAMGGKKQTISTEELIALGQRFGVTPMESALRYVSGK; encoded by the coding sequence ATGCAATCACTACTCACTTCCTGGTTTGTACAGGGAATGGTCAAGGCCACCGGCGACATGTGGCTCAAAGGCTGGGATGAACGCAACGGCGGCAACATCAGCCTGCGCCTGACCGAGGACGACGTGACGCCGTTTGAAAGCGACTTCTATCCGCAGCCGCGGCGCGAAGCGCTGTCCCAGCCGATGCCGGAACTGGCGGGCTGCTGGTTTATCGTCACCGGTTCCGGCAAATTCTTTCGCAACGTCCAGCTGGATCCGGCCGACAATCTGGTGCTGTTGCAGGTAGATGACGACGGCCGCGGTTACCGCATCTTCTGGGGGTTGAGCCACGGCGGCTTGCCGACCTCGGAACTGGCGGCGCATTTTCAGTCGCACATTGTGCGCATGAACGTCAGCGGCGGGCGGGACCGGGTAATCATGCACTGCCACGCCACCAACCTGATCGCCCTGAGCTACGTGCTGGAGCTGAACAGCGCGGCGTTTACCCGCGAGCTGTGGGAAGGCAGCACCGAATGTCTGGTGGTGTTCCCGGACGGCGTGGGCATTGTGCCGTGGATGGTGCCGGGTACCGACGCCATCGGCAGCGCCACCGCCGAGCAGATGCAACACCACTCGCTGGTGCTGTGGCCGTTTCACGGCATCTTCGGCACCGGTCCGTCGTTGGATGATGCCTTCGGGCTGATCGACACCGCCGAAAAATCGGCGGAAGTGATGGTCAAGGTGCGCGCGATGGGTGGGAAAAAACAGACCATCTCCACCGAAGAGCTGATCGCACTCGGCCAGCGGTTTGGGGTCACGCCGATGGAGTCCGCCTTACGTTACGTGTCGGGTAAATAG
- a CDS encoding L-rhamnose isomerase — translation MNTAIETAWLLARERYARLNIDVDAALRQLDQIPVSIHCWQGDDVAGFEQDSGALTGGIQATGNYPGKARNATELRADLEQAFRQIPGPKRLNLHAIYLESETPVARNAIEPQHFSRWVAWAKEHRLGLDFNPTCFSHPLSSDGFTLSHPDENVRRFWIEHCQASRRISAYFGRELGTASVMNIWIPDGMKDLTVDRLAFRQRLLASLDEVIAEKLDPAHHIDAVESKLFGLGAESFTVGSSEFYLGYATSRQTALCLDAGHFHPTEVISDKISSASLFVPRLLLHVSRPVRWDSDHVVLLDDETQAIAHEVVRHRLFDRVHIGLDFFDASINRIAAWIIGTRNMKKALLRALLEPTDTLRTLEQNGDYTARLALLEEQKSLPWQAVWEHYCQQHDVTPGSDWLQSVRHYENTVLCQR, via the coding sequence ATGAATACCGCGATAGAAACCGCCTGGCTGCTGGCCAGAGAACGTTACGCCCGGCTGAATATTGATGTGGATGCCGCGCTGCGCCAGCTGGATCAGATTCCAGTCTCCATCCACTGCTGGCAGGGCGACGATGTCGCCGGCTTCGAGCAAGACAGCGGCGCGCTGACCGGCGGTATTCAAGCCACCGGCAACTATCCCGGCAAAGCGCGCAACGCCACCGAGCTGCGCGCCGACCTGGAGCAGGCGTTTCGCCAGATCCCCGGTCCGAAACGGCTCAATCTGCACGCCATCTATCTGGAGTCGGAGACGCCGGTGGCGCGTAACGCCATCGAGCCGCAGCACTTCAGCCGCTGGGTGGCCTGGGCCAAAGAACATCGACTGGGACTGGACTTCAACCCTACCTGCTTTTCGCACCCGCTTAGCAGCGATGGCTTTACCCTGTCGCACCCGGATGAAAACGTGCGCCGTTTCTGGATTGAACATTGTCAGGCCAGCCGCCGTATTTCCGCTTATTTTGGACGTGAACTGGGCACCGCTTCGGTAATGAATATCTGGATCCCGGACGGCATGAAGGATCTGACCGTGGATCGGCTGGCGTTCCGTCAGCGGCTGCTGGCATCGCTGGACGAGGTGATCGCCGAAAAACTGGACCCTGCACACCACATCGACGCGGTGGAGAGCAAGCTGTTCGGGCTGGGCGCGGAAAGTTTTACCGTCGGCTCCAGCGAGTTTTATCTGGGCTACGCCACCAGCCGCCAGACCGCGCTTTGTCTGGACGCCGGTCACTTCCATCCCACCGAAGTGATTTCCGACAAAATCTCCAGCGCCAGCCTGTTCGTACCGCGCCTGCTGCTGCACGTCAGCCGCCCGGTACGCTGGGACAGCGACCACGTGGTGCTGCTGGACGATGAAACCCAGGCCATCGCCCACGAAGTCGTACGCCACCGGCTGTTCGACCGGGTGCATATCGGGCTGGATTTCTTCGATGCGTCCATCAACCGCATCGCCGCCTGGATTATCGGCACCCGAAACATGAAAAAAGCGCTGCTGCGCGCGCTGCTGGAACCCACCGATACCCTGCGCACGCTGGAGCAAAACGGCGACTACACCGCCCGGCTGGCGCTACTGGAAGAGCAGAAATCGCTGCCGTGGCAGGCGGTGTGGGAACACTACTGCCAGCAGCATGACGTCACGCCCGGCAGCGACTGGCTGCAGTCCGTGCGTCACTACGAAAACACCGTTCTCTGTCAACGTTAA
- the rhaB gene encoding rhamnulokinase, which produces MAVKHYVAVDLGASSGRVMLASLETGTQRLTLEEIHRFSNPLRLWQGHHLWDLDELERQIRHGLEAVDARGVHPVSIGIDSWGVDMVPLDRQGNRLGLSYSYRDHRTDGQMAHVIAELGRERLYRQTGIQFLPFNTLYQLRALRQQDPDVWGQVAHLLMIPDYFHYRLTGRMACEYTNASTTQLLNLDSGDWDRGLLDYLGVPPNWLAAPRQPGHRVGEWIAPSGRAVPVVTVATHDTASAVVATPLTDADSAYLSSGTWSLIGMESREPLTGPAALAANITNEGGVGGRYRVLKNIMGLWLLQRVCQEQQVADLPALLDAAAAQPGFVSLINPNDERLINPPSMSDALRECCREHGQPAPATTAALARCILDSLALSYRQGLLTLGELRGAPLRHLHVVGGGSRNGLLNQLCADVCQVPVLAGPAEASTLGNIGCQLIAQDEVANLDAFRRLLADNIPLQPFIPRQDCDFAGHWRRFQALCQVNEELTV; this is translated from the coding sequence ATGGCGGTTAAGCATTACGTAGCGGTCGATCTCGGCGCTTCCAGCGGGCGGGTGATGTTGGCGTCGCTGGAGACGGGGACCCAGCGGCTGACGCTGGAGGAAATCCACCGTTTCAGCAATCCGCTGCGGCTCTGGCAGGGGCATCATCTGTGGGATCTGGACGAACTGGAGCGCCAGATTCGCCACGGACTAGAAGCCGTCGACGCGCGCGGCGTTCACCCCGTCAGCATCGGTATCGACAGCTGGGGTGTAGACATGGTGCCGCTGGACCGGCAAGGCAACCGGCTGGGCCTGTCTTACTCCTATCGCGACCACCGCACCGACGGCCAGATGGCGCACGTCATCGCCGAACTGGGCCGCGAGCGCCTCTACCGGCAGACCGGCATCCAGTTTCTGCCGTTCAACACCCTTTACCAACTGCGGGCGCTGCGCCAGCAGGATCCGGACGTCTGGGGGCAGGTGGCGCACCTGCTGATGATCCCCGACTACTTCCACTACCGGCTGACCGGCCGGATGGCGTGCGAATACACCAACGCCAGCACTACCCAGTTGCTGAATCTGGACAGCGGCGACTGGGACCGCGGCCTGCTGGATTATCTGGGCGTGCCGCCCAACTGGCTCGCCGCGCCGCGCCAGCCGGGCCACCGGGTGGGTGAGTGGATCGCGCCCAGCGGCCGCGCCGTACCGGTGGTGACGGTGGCGACCCATGATACCGCCAGCGCCGTGGTCGCCACCCCGCTGACCGACGCAGACAGCGCCTACCTCAGCTCCGGCACCTGGTCGCTGATCGGCATGGAAAGCCGGGAACCGTTAACCGGCCCGGCGGCGCTGGCCGCCAACATCACCAATGAAGGCGGCGTCGGCGGCCGTTACCGGGTGCTGAAAAATATTATGGGACTCTGGCTGCTGCAACGGGTGTGTCAGGAACAACAGGTCGCGGACCTGCCGGCGCTGCTCGACGCCGCGGCGGCGCAGCCGGGGTTTGTCAGCCTGATCAACCCGAACGACGAGCGGCTGATTAATCCGCCGTCGATGAGCGACGCGCTGCGTGAATGCTGCCGCGAGCACGGCCAGCCGGCGCCCGCCACCACCGCCGCGCTGGCGCGCTGCATTCTGGACAGCCTGGCGTTGTCCTACCGCCAGGGCCTGCTGACGCTGGGCGAGCTGCGCGGTGCGCCGCTGCGCCATCTGCATGTGGTAGGCGGCGGCAGCCGCAACGGCTTGCTGAACCAACTGTGCGCCGATGTTTGTCAGGTGCCGGTGCTGGCCGGGCCGGCCGAAGCCTCCACCCTCGGCAACATCGGCTGCCAGTTGATAGCACAGGACGAAGTGGCGAATCTGGACGCCTTCCGCCGCCTGCTCGCCGACAACATCCCGCTACAACCGTTTATCCCCCGACAGGATTGTGATTTTGCTGGTCACTGGCGCCGTTTTCAGGCGCTGTGCCAGGTTAACGAGGAGCTCACCGTATGA
- the rhaS gene encoding HTH-type transcriptional activator RhaS, with the protein MTQLHGDEFFASQAATVAVEPRMPQCAFPGHYHDFWEIVLVEQGAGVHVFNDQPFALCSGAVFFVRDNDRHLFEQVEELHLTNVLYRSPRGFRFLSDIAPFLPYGANGEWLGQWQVNVAAQQQVKQLILQLAALARRDQPEDIAASESLFLQILVLLRQKRFQTQGDGSERQGIQALLGWLQHNFCEEVDWDTLADRFSLSLRTLHRQLKQHTGMTPQRYLNRLRLLEARRRLQHSDDSITTIAHDCGFSDSNHFSTQFRKAFALAPKTLRHQAQYED; encoded by the coding sequence ATGACACAACTTCATGGCGATGAATTTTTTGCTTCGCAGGCGGCGACGGTGGCGGTGGAGCCTCGTATGCCGCAATGCGCCTTTCCTGGGCATTATCACGACTTCTGGGAGATCGTGCTGGTGGAGCAGGGCGCCGGTGTGCACGTGTTCAACGATCAACCCTTCGCGTTATGCAGCGGGGCGGTGTTTTTCGTACGGGACAACGATCGCCATCTGTTTGAACAGGTAGAGGAACTGCACCTGACCAATGTGCTGTATCGGTCGCCGCGCGGGTTTCGCTTTCTGTCGGACATCGCGCCGTTTCTGCCGTATGGCGCTAATGGCGAGTGGCTGGGGCAATGGCAGGTGAACGTCGCCGCCCAGCAGCAGGTCAAACAGTTGATCCTGCAACTGGCGGCGCTGGCGCGCCGTGATCAGCCGGAGGATATCGCCGCCAGCGAAAGCCTGTTCCTGCAGATTCTGGTACTGCTGCGGCAAAAGCGTTTCCAGACGCAGGGCGACGGCAGCGAACGGCAGGGTATTCAGGCGTTGCTGGGGTGGTTGCAGCACAACTTTTGTGAAGAGGTGGATTGGGATACGCTGGCGGACCGCTTTTCGCTGTCGCTGCGTACGCTGCACCGGCAACTGAAGCAGCACACCGGCATGACGCCGCAGCGCTATCTGAACCGGTTGCGGCTGCTGGAGGCCCGGCGACGGTTGCAGCACAGCGATGATTCCATCACCACCATCGCCCATGATTGCGGCTTCAGCGACAGCAATCATTTTTCCACGCAGTTTCGCAAAGCCTTTGCGCTGGCCCCCAAAACGTTGCGCCATCAGGCGCAGTATGAGGACTAA
- the rhaR gene encoding HTH-type transcriptional activator RhaR, which yields MPSRGLKLRTEDYFLTDKNTVTVAERSPQPAFPLHHHDFDELVIVWRGNGLHLWNDVPYRITCGDLFYVSARDRHSYESVHDLELDNILYIRDRLTLPTDWQNLLPGGEVPQQQRYWRLATHSMDSLRDKVENLTQECMKSDPLSLQLSEVLLLQIALLALRYRYAPGSTQLADAQQLDLLMNALRASIARPFRLEDFCRLHDISMRSLRARFKQQTGMSVAQYLRQLRLCRAMELLRHNRQTISEVAAECGFDDSNYFSVVFHQAFGVTPSGYRQRFQTGGKV from the coding sequence GTGCCATCCCGCGGGTTGAAGTTACGAACGGAAGATTACTTTCTTACCGACAAGAATACGGTCACGGTGGCGGAGCGCAGCCCGCAGCCGGCGTTTCCGTTGCATCATCACGACTTCGACGAACTGGTGATCGTCTGGCGCGGTAACGGCCTGCATCTGTGGAATGATGTGCCTTACCGTATTACCTGCGGCGACCTGTTCTATGTCTCCGCCCGCGATCGTCATAGCTATGAATCGGTGCATGATTTGGAGCTGGACAATATTCTCTATATCCGTGACCGCCTGACGCTGCCCACCGACTGGCAAAACCTGCTGCCGGGCGGCGAGGTGCCGCAGCAGCAACGCTACTGGCGGCTGGCGACCCACAGCATGGATAGCTTGCGCGACAAAGTGGAAAATCTGACGCAGGAGTGCATGAAGTCAGACCCGCTGTCGTTGCAGCTCAGCGAAGTGTTGTTGTTGCAGATTGCGCTGCTGGCGTTGCGTTACCGCTACGCACCGGGCAGCACGCAACTGGCGGATGCCCAACAGCTGGACCTGCTGATGAATGCGTTACGCGCCAGCATCGCCCGACCGTTCCGACTGGAGGATTTCTGCCGGCTACACGACATCAGCATGCGCAGCCTGCGCGCCCGCTTCAAACAGCAGACCGGCATGAGCGTCGCGCAGTACCTGCGCCAGTTGCGGTTGTGCCGGGCGATGGAGCTGCTGCGCCACAATCGCCAGACCATCAGCGAAGTGGCGGCCGAATGCGGCTTTGACGACAGCAACTATTTTTCCGTGGTGTTCCATCAGGCGTTTGGCGTCACACCGAGCGGTTACCGGCAACGTTTTCAGACCGGCGGCAAGGTATAG